One part of the Girardinichthys multiradiatus isolate DD_20200921_A chromosome 10, DD_fGirMul_XY1, whole genome shotgun sequence genome encodes these proteins:
- the LOC124874955 gene encoding kelch repeat and BTB domain-containing protein 13 — MEAPQRMGICQDINAENVTVDLEETEADWVRVRVEESWFSIKRGFLVRHSDYFRALFHSGMKESQKEELYLRGGVHARGFLIALAVCREENPTIGDPDELIETVECAAFLQIPKLIRHLCDIIDSDNCLLLYHAASIYGVHKLFQSAALFLCDAFDVLREAAESTIPEELLEYTRTLSAASYIAIGTHTPSMELLQDSFRVVCFLDEKEGEWRHLTNLPTLCSTSMAGVTVLDNRLYIVGGIYGYGKDTVDGSFCYNPNSGTWTTLPGPQQPRYDFTLLGHEGKLYAIGGEAQKRIISTAEMYDTAKGEWTFIQHAPRPVASAACAVARQRMFVCFWKSPDTTDIYEYMPQKDEWNLTTTMIRPQSYGHCMVAHKDNLYVMRNGPCDDFLRCLMDCYNITTGQWTAMPGHYINSKGALFTAMIRGDSVFTVKHMLTLEYTIAVDGWKPRRQMKGFPKSGSLWTCLLRLPKTGPVTPKLDVDERQREIAFPDMSERFADAIQQM; from the coding sequence ATGGAAGCGCCTCAGAGGATGGGAATCTGCCAGGACATTAATGCCGAGAATGTGACCGTTGATCTGGAGGAAACAGAGGCAGACTGGGTGAGAGTAAGAGTGGAAGAAAGCTGGTTCTCCATTAAGCGTGGTTTTCTTGTAAGGCACAGTGACTATTTTCGAGCTCTCTTTCACTCTGGGATGAAAGAAAGCCAGAAAGAGGAGTTGTACCTGAGAGGAGGAGTGCACGCAAGAGGTTTCCTTATCGCTCTTGCTGTATGCAGGGAAGAGAACCCCACCATCGGGGACCCAGATGAGCTTATTGAAACTGTAGAGTGTGCCGCTTTCCTGCAGATCCCCAAATTGATTCGGCATCTTTGTGACATCATAGACTCTGACAACTGCCTCTTGCTTTACCATGCAGCTTCCATCTACGGAGTGCACAAACTGTTTCAGAGTGCCGCTCTCTTTCTTTGTGATGCCTTCGATGTTCTCAGGGAAGCAGCAGAAAGCACAATCCCTGAAGAGCTGCTCGAGTATACTCGAACGCTCTCCGCTGCTAGTTATATCGCAATAGGAACCCATACTCCATCAATGGAACTGCTACAGGACTCTTTCAGGGTTGTTTGCTTCCTTGACGAAAAGGAAGGGGAGTGGAGGCATTTGACAAACCTCCCAACTCTTTGTAGTACCTCCATGGCTGGTGTAACAGTGCTTGACAATCGGCTGTACATTGTTGGAGGAATTTACGGTTACGGTAAGGATACAGTGGATGGCAGCTTCTGCTACAACCCCAATTCAGGCACATGGACAACTCTACCAGGTCCACAGCAACCACGATACGACTTTACCCTGCTTGGGCATGAGGGGAAGCTATATGCCATCGGTggagaagctcaaaaaagaatAATTTCCACCGCAGAGATGTACGACACTGCAAAGGGAGAGTGGACCTTTATACAACATGCGCCCAGACCTGTAGCGTCTGCAGCTTGTGCCGTTGCTCGTCAGCgaatgtttgtttgcttttggaAATCCCCTGACACTACAGACATCTATGAGTATATGCCACAGAAAGATGAGTGGAATCTCACCACCACCATGATCAGACCTCAAAGCTATGGCCACTGTATGGTGGCCCACAAGGACAATTTATATGTGATGAGAAACGGGCCTTGCGATGATTTTCTGCGTTGCCTGATGGACTGTTACAACATCACAACTGGCCAGTGGACAGCCATGCCTGGACATTACATAAACAGCAAGGGGGCGCTGTTCACTGCAATGATAAGGGGGGACTCTGTGTTTACGGTGAAACACATGTTGACTCTTGAATACACCATCGCAGTAGATGGATGGAAACCCCGCAGACAGATGAAGGGATTCCCAAAGAGTGGCTCATTGTGGACTTGTCTACTCAGGCTCCCCAAGACTGGACCAGTTACACCAAAACTGGATGTGGATGAGAGACAAAGAGAAATTGCTTTTCCAGACATGTCAGAGAGATTTGCGGACGCTATACAGCAGATGTGA